A single window of Methylobacterium nodulans ORS 2060 DNA harbors:
- a CDS encoding IS110-like element ISMno29 family transposase, with amino-acid sequence MQGKEVSKQETAGKSSVGIDVSKSWLDVHVLPSGQAQRFANTEVGIRQLKRWLGRFALGLVVVEATGKWHRQTRRSLHASGLPVAVVDPFRVRMFAKAQGIWAKTDRLDARVLAQFAAVMAPPQRPPASDALEALQELVAARDSAVAEQTALKNQLAAAASPFLIRQLQDRLARIAADIEALAGEIRRLIAADPGLARRHAILVSIPSIGDTIAATLVASLAELGTCSSRQIGLLAGLAPVADDSGARQGVRVIWGGRPPVRRVLYLAALSAARHNAGLKAFHERLIANGKKPKCAIIAVARKLAVLANSLIAQDRLWTPNQPQQA; translated from the coding sequence ATGCAAGGCAAGGAAGTGTCCAAACAAGAGACCGCGGGCAAGTCTAGCGTGGGGATCGACGTCAGCAAGAGCTGGCTCGACGTCCACGTCCTCCCCTCCGGCCAAGCCCAGCGGTTCGCCAATACCGAGGTCGGCATCCGGCAGCTCAAGCGCTGGCTTGGGCGCTTTGCTCTGGGGCTGGTCGTGGTCGAGGCCACCGGCAAGTGGCACCGCCAGACCCGCCGCAGCCTGCATGCCTCGGGCCTGCCGGTCGCCGTCGTCGATCCGTTTCGGGTGCGCATGTTCGCCAAGGCGCAAGGCATCTGGGCCAAGACCGATCGGCTCGATGCCCGCGTGCTGGCGCAGTTTGCCGCGGTGATGGCCCCCCCGCAGCGCCCGCCGGCCTCGGACGCGCTCGAAGCGCTCCAGGAACTGGTCGCGGCCCGCGACAGCGCCGTGGCCGAACAAACCGCCCTCAAGAACCAGCTGGCCGCGGCCGCAAGCCCGTTCCTGATCCGCCAGCTCCAGGACCGTCTGGCCAGGATCGCCGCGGACATCGAGGCCCTTGCCGGCGAGATCCGCCGGCTCATCGCGGCCGATCCCGGACTGGCCCGGCGGCATGCCATCCTGGTCTCGATCCCCTCGATCGGGGACACGATCGCGGCCACCCTGGTGGCCAGCCTGGCCGAGCTGGGCACCTGCAGCAGCCGGCAGATCGGCCTGCTGGCGGGCCTGGCGCCGGTCGCCGACGATTCCGGCGCGCGCCAGGGCGTGCGGGTCATCTGGGGCGGCCGCCCGCCCGTGCGCCGCGTCCTCTACCTCGCGGCGCTCTCGGCCGCCCGCCACAACGCCGGCCTGAAAGCCTTCCACGAACGCCTGATCGCCAACGGCAAGAAGCCAAAGTGCGCCATC